In Pyrodictium occultum, the genomic window TCCTCCCACCGCTCCACTACGTGAAGACGATGATAGAGCATAGGGATGACAGGGAGTACTACTTCGACTTCATGGGGGAGCACGACACCAGCCCCCACCCCTTGATAACTCGCCGCTACCCGATGGTGGCTATACTCAAGGCGGCTAACACCTGCCCGCAGATATGCGTCTACTGCCAGCGCAACTGGGAGATAGTGACCGCCCTAGACCCCCAGGGGATACCCGCCAGGAAGCTGATAGATAAGGCGATAGACTGGTTCGCGGAGCACCCGGAGATAAGGGATGTACTGGTAACCGGCGGCGACTCTATGATACTCGATGACGCCACTATAGAGCATATAGTGAAGAGGCTCTCCGAGCTGGACCACGTGGAGCTGATAAGGATAGGCACGAGGATACTCGTAACAGTGCCCTTCAGGATAACCGAGGAGCTGGCCGAGATGCTTGGCAGCTACGTCGAGCCCGGCAAGAGGGTGATAAGCATCTCGACCCACGTGGAGTCCGCCTACGAGGTCACGCCCGAGATGGCTGAGGCCGTCTACAAGCTCCGCCGCAACGGGATAATGGTGTACAACCAGCAGGTCTACACCTTCTGGGTGAGCCGCCGCTTCGAGACGGTGGCGCTGAGAATAGCCCTCAAGAAGGCCGGGATAGACCCCTACTACACCTTCTACCCCAAGGGCAAGTGGGAGACCAAGGACTACCTCGTGCCGGTGGCCAGGATACTCCAGGAGAGGAAGGAGGAGGCCCGCCTCCTCCCAGGAACCTTCCGGACCGAGGAACCGGTGTTCAACGTGCCGAGGCTCGGCAAGAACCATCTCCGCGCCGGCCAGGACCACGAGTTGATAATGATAAGGCCTGACGGCCGCCGCGTCTACCTCTGGCACCCCTGGGAGAAGAACATCCAGCTGGTGGACCCCTACATATACACCGACATGGTATCGATAAAGATGTATCTAGACAAGCTCCGGGAGGTGTTCGGCGAGGACCCCGAGGACTACAAAAGCATATGGTACTACTACTAGGCATCTAGCGCAGGGCTCGGCCCCTGCAAGGCGCCATTGTCCCGACTTTTCCGCGCGCATTCCTCTCCCCGCCCTTCTCCCAGGCCCCCCTTACTGGCGAACGCTTCTCCAGCTCCTATGGCCTGGAAGCAACACAGTAGTTAGGAGGGATCCCGGCGGGGCGGCTTCAGAACGTTCGGCGACAACGCATGGTAACTGCGGAACCTGGCCTTTCCCCCTGCTCTCTGGCCCGGATACCGGATCCATTATGCACTAGGCGCTTCGGGATCCGTTCTAGGCTGGGAGGGGTGCGGGTTACACGAGCAGAGGTGCGGAAACAGTAGCTGTGAAGCATCTCCGCCGGCCAGGAGTCCGGCGCCCATTACCGGCATATTATTAGCTGGTGGATCGGCTGAGGCCCTCTGTCCCCGGGTTGCAGGAGCGGGGCCTGCCGCCGTCCTGGAGCCCCGCCGCCACGCCATCGGGGGTGGTGCGGGTTTACGGAGGTAGCGGGGCTGGAGTTGTACCGGGACGTATTCCCCCGGGGGGAGCCTCCTCGAATACTGTTCGATGGCGGGGCTCCCCGCTGGTTTGAGCCGGACCGGATAGCCGTCACCGATACCACGCTGAGGGATGGGCAGCAGGGCTGGAGGCCGATAACCGTCGAGGAGGGGCTGAGGATATATGAGCTGCTCGTCGAGCTCGGCGGCCGCGGCTCGATAGTGTCCACCGAGCTGTTCCTCTACACGCCTAGGGACCGGGAGCTGGCCAGGAAGATAATAGAGTATGGCGTCGAGTACCCGAGGCCCATAGGCTGGATAAGGGCCACTATGAACGACCTGAAGCTGGTCGTGGAGGCAGGTCTTGAGGAGACGACGCTACTTACTAGTATAAGCGACTACCACATCTACTACAAGTTCGGCGTTACAAGGGAGAGGGCGTTCGAGAAGTATCTCTCGGTCGTCGAGGAGGCTATGAAGCGGGGCATAGTGGTGCGCTGCACACTGGAGGACGCTACAAGGGCCAGCCTCGAGAAGAACGTACTGCCCTTCGTGGAGAGGCTTATGAGGCTCAGCGAGCGCTACGGTGTGGACTTCCGCGTGAAGGTGGCCGACACCCTGGGCCTGGGGCTCCCCTTCCCGGAGGTCCCGCCTCCACGCGGCGTGCCTGCCCTGGTGTCGGCGCTGCGGGAGGCCGGGCTACGGGCCGACCAGATAGAGTTTCATGGCCACAACGATCTGGGCCTTGTTGTGGCGAACCACCTGGCTGCCTGGATCTACGGGGCGGGGCTGAGCAACTGCACACTGCTAGGTATAGGGGAGAGGGCTGGGAACTGCCCGCTCGAGGTGATGCTGCTCCACTACGCCGGGCTCACCGGCCGCCTCGACAGGGTGAACCTCAAGGCGCTCCCCAGGGTGGTGGAGACGCTGGAGGCGATGGGCTATCAGGTACCCGAGTACCAGCCGCTGGTCGGGAGGAACGCCTTCCGCACCAAGGCGGGGGTGCATATAGACGGGCTGCTGAAGAACCCGGAGGTCTACCTCCCCTTCGACCCCGCCATAGTGGGGAGGAAGGCCGAGGTGGCGGTCACCGCCTACGGGGGCCGCGCGGCGGTCCTCATGTGGCTCCGCAGCAGGCTCCCCAGGGAGGCCGCCGAGCGGCTGAGCAAGAACGATCCCAGGGTGGAGGCGGTCTATAGGGAGGTTGTGAGGGTGTTTGATGAGAGCGGCCGCCACACGCCGCTCAGCGACGAGGAAATGGAGAGGATTGCCGCACGCTACTTCCCGGAGCTAGGGGGCCGGGACTAGCCCCTCCACACTTGTTCCATGCAGGGTTTACCGTGTGCGCGGAGTTATAAGGGTGGGCGCGTCCGCAGGCCGCCGCGGGCACCATCCCGTGCATGCCTCTGCGCACGGCCCAATGTCATGGAGGGTGTGAGCCTCCGGAAGCATAGGGTGATGGCCTGAGGAGAGGTGTTGCGGGTTGGGCAGCGGTCTAACCCTCACCGAGAAGCTGTTCAAGGGCAAGCTCGGCAGGGTGCCCGAGAGGGGAGAGATAGCAGTAGTCCCGGTGGACCTTGTCTACGCCCATGACGGCACCTTCACACTGGCCCTGGAGGTCATGAAGAAGACGCAGCTGCTCGACAGGATATTCGACCCGGATAAGGTGGCGCTCTTCATAGACCATGCAGCGCCGCCGCCGACTGTGGCGGCCGCAATGGTCCACGAGGTGATGCGGAGGTTCGCCAGGGAGCGCGGCGTGAGGTTCTACGACGTCGGCACCGGGATATGCCACCAGGTGGTCGCGGACGAGGCGCTGGCGCGGCCGGGCATGTTCATCGTCGGCGCTGACAGCCACACGGTGACCGGGGGCGCTTTCGCAGCCTTCGCCACGGGTGTGGGGAGCACGGACGCGGCTGTAGCCATGGCTACTGGGAAGATATGGCTCCGTGTCCCCGAGCAGGTGCGGGTCCGGCTCTCAGGCGAGCCTCCCGGCTACATAATGGGCAAGGATATCGTGCTCAGCATTATAGGCAAGGTGGGCTCCGACGGCATGATATACAAGGCCGCGGAGTTCCAGGGCGAGGGGCTCAAGAGTATATCGATGGACTCGAGGATGACTATAAGCAACATGTCCGTTGAGATGGGGGCTAAGGTGGGCCTCTTCCCCTCCGACGACGTCACGGTGGAGTGGTTCCGCGGTGTCCACGGCCTAGAGGTGCCTAGGCTGGAGCCCGACCCCGGCGCCGACTACGACGACGAGCTGGAGGTGGAGCTGCCTAGCCTGGAGCCCGTGGTGGCGGCGCCACCGAACGTGGACAACGTAAAGCCCGTGAGGGAGGTTGAGGGTGTCGAGGTCAACCAGGTGTTCATAGGGAGCTGCACCAACGGCCGCTACGAGGACTACGTGGCGGCCGCGAGGATACTGAAGGGCCGGAGAGTGAAGGAGGGGGTGCGCTGCATAGCCATACCCGCGTCCAGGAAGGTCTACGAGAGACTCCTCCGCAACGGGGTCATAGACATACTGGTCAAGGCGGGCTGCTTCGTAGCCTTCGGCACCTGCGGCCCCTGCATAGGCGCCCACCTGGGCCTCCTCGGCGAGGGCGAGGTGGCGGTATCGACGAGCAACAGGAACTTCCCAGGCCGCATGGGCCACAAGGACTCAAGGATATACCTGGCCAGCCCCGCCACGGCGGCCGCGGCGGCGGCGACGGGGAGGATAACCGACCCCCGCGAGCTGCTGCCCCCGGACGCAAGGCTCATGGTTGTTGACCCTAGCTACAGCTACAAGCCCTAAGCCCTCTGCCATGGAGGTGTCGAGCGGCATGGCCCGGGTCATACGTGGGAGGGCGTGGGTCCTCGGGGACAATATAAGCACGGACCACATAATAAGCGGGAAGTACAAGTTCGCTAAGATAAATAGGCTAGAGGACATGCTGCCCTACGTGTTGGAGGAGGTCATACCAGGCTTCTACAAGAAGCTCAGGCCCGGCGACGTGATTGTGGCGGGCCGGGGCTTCGGCTACGGCAGCAGCAGGGAGCACGCGCCGAGGCTCCTCAAACTAGCCGGCGTAGGAGCGGTGCTCGCCAAGAGCTTCCACAGGATATTCTACAGGAACTCGATAAACATAGGCCTCCCGGTGATAGTGGTCAGGAAGCTGCCCGACGTGACCAGGCAGGGCGACAAGGTGGAGGTGGACCTGGAGGCGGGCGTGGCGAGGAACCTCACCAGGGGGGTGGAGGAGAGGTTCCAGCCCCCGCCGGCCAGGCTCCTAGAGATACTCGAGGCCGGGGGCATAGTGGAGTACATACGGAAGACCGGCAGGCTCCCCTGGTGAAGGCCTCATGCCACGCCGCTACCACGTGGTGGTCATACCCGGCGACGGGATAGGCCCGGAGGTCGTAGCGGCCGCCCGCCGGGTGATAGAGCCCCTCGGCTTCTTCGAGCTAGAGGAGCTGGAGGCGGGGCTAGCCTACTACAAGCGGACAGGCCGGCCATACCCCGACGACTTCCTCGACCGGCTACGCGCCGCCGACGCGGTGCTGAAGGGGCCCCTCGCAACCCCCGTGGGCCCTGGGGGCTACAGGAGCATCAACGTCTTCATCAGGCAGAGCCTGGACCTCTACGCCAACCTTAGGCCCTGCCGCGGCTACCCCGGCGTCTCCCCCAGAGTGTTCAACATGGTTATAGTGAGAGAGAACACCGAGGGCCTCTACACCGGGATCGAGGGCTCGTTCCGCGACCAGGCGGTGGCGCTGAAGATAGTGACGCGCAGGGGCTCCGAGAGGATAGCGAGGTTCGCCCTTGACTACGCGTCTAGGAAGGGCTACAGGAGGATCACAGCAGTCCACAAGGCCAACATACTCAAGCTGAGCGACGGCCTCTTCCTCGAGGCCTTCCGGGAGCTGGCCAGGGAGTACCCGGGGATAGAGGCGGACGACATGATAGTCGACGCCGCAGCCTACAACATGGCGCGGACGCCGGAGCGCTTCCAGGTAATAGTGACCCTCAACCTGTACGGCGACATACTCAGCGACCTCGCCGCGGGGCTCGCCGGCAGCCTGGGGCTATGCGGCTCCGGCCAGATAGGGGAGCGCTACGCCGTCTTCGAGCCGGTCCATGGGGCGGGCTTCGACATAGCCGGTAAGGGGGTGGCGAACCCCGTGGCGGCAATCCACGCCGCCCGGCTCATGATGGAGCACCTGGCCGAGAGGCACGGCGACCGGAGGCTGGCGGAGGCGGCTGAGAAGCTGGACCAGGCGGTGGAGAAGACGCTGGTCGAGGACCGCGTGCTCACTCCGGACCTAGGCGGCACAGCCAAGACGATGGATGTGGCCGAGAACGTGGCCCGAAGGCTTGGAGAGATGCTCTAGGAGCACCCCCGGGCCGCCTCCCCGGGTTTAAACCCCTGGGGCTAGTGCACCCCTCCTCCCCGGTGCTTGGCGCTGTGCACCCCATCCTAGAGGCTCTGGGCCGCCGGCCCTTCGCCGTGGTGGGCCACCGTGGGGCGAAGGGCCTGGCGCCCGAGAACACGCTGGCGGCGCTCCGCAGGGCGGTGGAGGCCGGGGCTGATATAGCGGAGTTCGACATGCAGGTCACGGCTGATGGCCGCGTCGTGGCCTCCCACGACCCGGTTATCAAGGGCGTCGACGACAGGACCCTGAACGTGAGGAAGGCCAGCCTGGACGAGGTCAAGGCGGTGGACCTGGGCGGAGGCGAGCATCCGCCGACCCTGGAGGAGCTGCTGGCCGAGGCTCGTGGCAGGATCCTCCTCTTCCTGGAGGTCAAGGAGCCCGGGGACACGGGGCGCGTGCTGGAGGTGGTGAGGAGGGAGAAGGCGGTGGACATGGTGGCGCTGATAAGCTTCCACGACGAGGCCCTCCTCGAGGCCAGGAGGCTGGAGCCGGGGCTGCCCACGGGGATAGTCTACTTCAAGCCCCCGGGCAGGATCCTCGACTGCCGCAGGCTGGGCTGCAGGATAGTCCTCCCCCGCTACCCCCTGGCCACGGAGAAGGCTGCGGCCCTCGCCCACCGCCTCGGCCTTCGCGTCGTAGCCTGGACGGTGAACGAGGAGCGCTGGATCCTAGAGCTGGCCCGCCGCGGGGTGGACGGGATAGCCACCGACTACCCAGACATGGCGGCAGCTGTGAGAAGCCGGCTGGCCGCCGGGCAGGCGGGGTAGCCCTCATTGGGGCCTGGGGCCCGGTTCCCTGGCCTAAGGAGCCTCCTCAGCCTCTCCACGAGATTCTCCACGTCCCTGACGCCATCTCTCACCATCTCCGCGGGGAGCCAGTTCTCGTAGAAGTCCTTCTCCGCTCGAAGGGGGCTCGGCCCCGCGCGCCCCTTTGGGTCCCGTGTGCCTACTGCAGGACTGTTCGCCCTTATACCCCCGCCGGGGCGATGGCGCCTGGACGGGGTGGCGGGTGTGAGCCGGAAGCTGCGCATGATAAGGAGGCTTGAGAGGCACCTACGCAAACACCCGAATGACCGGGTGGCTCGAGAGATACTGGAGGCGCTCCGGGAGGGCCGCTACGAGTGGAGGGGCCGCAGCCTCGTAGTCAAGCCCGCGGGGGAGCAGCAGTCCTCCTAGCCTCTATTTTCCGGCTTCACCACCCTCCTCTCCCTGGCGCTGTACCTCTTGCACCGGGTCCAGGGGGGCTCTATGAGGGGCTCGTCCTGGGCGTAGCTCCTCCTCATCAGCGCCGCCAGCTCGGCCTTGCAGAGCTCGTAGCCCAGGTAGGCGTAGTGGCTGGGCTCGCTCGCGAGGCGTAGGAAGGCCGCCGCCTTGTAGACCTGCTCCGCGCTCACCCCACTCAGCTCCAGCACGCCCTTTCTCCCTATGTAGACGTCCCTGATCACGCCGTCCTCCACCGATATGAGGTGGCTGCCGGCCCTGTCCACCCGGAAGCCCTGCCACCCGGCTATGCTCGCCGCGTCCAGCCTCTTCCTCCTCCTGGGCAGCCTCGGGGGCCGGCCGCGCGGCTTCTTCTCCTTAGCGTAGAGGAGGTCCACCCCGAGGTCCT contains:
- a CDS encoding 3-isopropylmalate dehydratase large subunit, giving the protein MGSGLTLTEKLFKGKLGRVPERGEIAVVPVDLVYAHDGTFTLALEVMKKTQLLDRIFDPDKVALFIDHAAPPPTVAAAMVHEVMRRFARERGVRFYDVGTGICHQVVADEALARPGMFIVGADSHTVTGGAFAAFATGVGSTDAAVAMATGKIWLRVPEQVRVRLSGEPPGYIMGKDIVLSIIGKVGSDGMIYKAAEFQGEGLKSISMDSRMTISNMSVEMGAKVGLFPSDDVTVEWFRGVHGLEVPRLEPDPGADYDDELEVELPSLEPVVAAPPNVDNVKPVREVEGVEVNQVFIGSCTNGRYEDYVAAARILKGRRVKEGVRCIAIPASRKVYERLLRNGVIDILVKAGCFVAFGTCGPCIGAHLGLLGEGEVAVSTSNRNFPGRMGHKDSRIYLASPATAAAAAATGRITDPRELLPPDARLMVVDPSYSYKP
- a CDS encoding 3-isopropylmalate dehydratase — translated: MARVIRGRAWVLGDNISTDHIISGKYKFAKINRLEDMLPYVLEEVIPGFYKKLRPGDVIVAGRGFGYGSSREHAPRLLKLAGVGAVLAKSFHRIFYRNSINIGLPVIVVRKLPDVTRQGDKVEVDLEAGVARNLTRGVEERFQPPPARLLEILEAGGIVEYIRKTGRLPW
- a CDS encoding KamA family radical SAM protein → MASILQSHYGHYDYSRIHSTDVPLQVVKPATSIDLEGFLWREDPSIKEILASSSSLEEARRSLFLYLNQLEWRLYSGEDKLHPLVEAVARDAIRVFKNIISPRNEKLTGYSALYCLWRLAREGRAAAREVDEGFVYEFKHLFKAINGRPDIYPAKYAEGLEQVDFTRIKGRRAGIARSNYLDELARRVREYLKRYPSGLDPEVVKRRRRNVERILQVLGGSPDDWRDYRWHFRNALKGRRGIKVLRELLGLEGEDLEALTKALEHRVPFGITPYYLHLFDLDSPWSHDHQVRRQVLPPLHYVKTMIEHRDDREYYFDFMGEHDTSPHPLITRRYPMVAILKAANTCPQICVYCQRNWEIVTALDPQGIPARKLIDKAIDWFAEHPEIRDVLVTGGDSMILDDATIEHIVKRLSELDHVELIRIGTRILVTVPFRITEELAEMLGSYVEPGKRVISISTHVESAYEVTPEMAEAVYKLRRNGIMVYNQQVYTFWVSRRFETVALRIALKKAGIDPYYTFYPKGKWETKDYLVPVARILQERKEEARLLPGTFRTEEPVFNVPRLGKNHLRAGQDHELIMIRPDGRRVYLWHPWEKNIQLVDPYIYTDMVSIKMYLDKLREVFGEDPEDYKSIWYYY
- a CDS encoding glycerophosphodiester phosphodiesterase, translating into MLGAVHPILEALGRRPFAVVGHRGAKGLAPENTLAALRRAVEAGADIAEFDMQVTADGRVVASHDPVIKGVDDRTLNVRKASLDEVKAVDLGGGEHPPTLEELLAEARGRILLFLEVKEPGDTGRVLEVVRREKAVDMVALISFHDEALLEARRLEPGLPTGIVYFKPPGRILDCRRLGCRIVLPRYPLATEKAAALAHRLGLRVVAWTVNEERWILELARRGVDGIATDYPDMAAAVRSRLAAGQAG
- a CDS encoding isocitrate/isopropylmalate dehydrogenase family protein; the encoded protein is MPRRYHVVVIPGDGIGPEVVAAARRVIEPLGFFELEELEAGLAYYKRTGRPYPDDFLDRLRAADAVLKGPLATPVGPGGYRSINVFIRQSLDLYANLRPCRGYPGVSPRVFNMVIVRENTEGLYTGIEGSFRDQAVALKIVTRRGSERIARFALDYASRKGYRRITAVHKANILKLSDGLFLEAFRELAREYPGIEADDMIVDAAAYNMARTPERFQVIVTLNLYGDILSDLAAGLAGSLGLCGSGQIGERYAVFEPVHGAGFDIAGKGVANPVAAIHAARLMMEHLAERHGDRRLAEAAEKLDQAVEKTLVEDRVLTPDLGGTAKTMDVAENVARRLGEML
- a CDS encoding 2-isopropylmalate synthase; this translates as MYRDVFPRGEPPRILFDGGAPRWFEPDRIAVTDTTLRDGQQGWRPITVEEGLRIYELLVELGGRGSIVSTELFLYTPRDRELARKIIEYGVEYPRPIGWIRATMNDLKLVVEAGLEETTLLTSISDYHIYYKFGVTRERAFEKYLSVVEEAMKRGIVVRCTLEDATRASLEKNVLPFVERLMRLSERYGVDFRVKVADTLGLGLPFPEVPPPRGVPALVSALREAGLRADQIEFHGHNDLGLVVANHLAAWIYGAGLSNCTLLGIGERAGNCPLEVMLLHYAGLTGRLDRVNLKALPRVVETLEAMGYQVPEYQPLVGRNAFRTKAGVHIDGLLKNPEVYLPFDPAIVGRKAEVAVTAYGGRAAVLMWLRSRLPREAAERLSKNDPRVEAVYREVVRVFDESGRHTPLSDEEMERIAARYFPELGGRD